A window from Synechococcus sp. RSCCF101 encodes these proteins:
- a CDS encoding carboxypeptidase M32: protein MSAESSAFSELRGHLHRTRLLRSISNTLSYDQQTAMPPAGSDWRGEQLALLAEQLHQRQSSEGYGDLLAAAESELAEQAGASPDLGRTLLLLRREYERQRAQDPALVVRIAEARVRGSSIWQEARRRNSFRLFAPALTTLIELRREQARQLASAEPGANGCWEILAQPFEPDVRAPRLEQLFTPLLDQLPALLERARSRAAETAAPALPADLQERLCRDLLRGWGYDPSRCSRALSAHPFSSTLGPADFRITTRIVPDQPMASLLATAHEWGHSLYEQGLPHSDEQDAPWPLGQATSMGVHESQALFWECRVARSEAFARRWHRPLVEGLGADPWESPGGLWRSLNPLHPGLIRVESGELGYCLHIVLRFELERALLEQDLPVEELPERWNRRSSELLGITPPSDAQGCLQDIHWAEGLFGYFPSYALGHLISAQLSEAMEAELGAGTEALIERGEDARILSWLRHHVHPLGRRVNGEQLVQQVSGRPLEATAFLRHLSGKLERLLSSDR from the coding sequence ATGAGCGCCGAGAGCTCCGCCTTCAGCGAGCTTCGCGGCCACCTGCATCGCACCCGTCTGCTCCGCTCGATCAGCAACACCCTCAGCTACGACCAGCAGACGGCGATGCCGCCTGCCGGCAGCGACTGGCGTGGCGAACAGCTGGCCCTGCTGGCCGAGCAGCTCCATCAACGCCAGAGCAGTGAGGGCTACGGCGACCTGCTCGCCGCTGCCGAATCGGAGCTGGCCGAGCAGGCTGGGGCCTCTCCGGACCTGGGACGCACCCTGCTGCTGCTGCGGCGGGAGTACGAAAGGCAGCGGGCTCAGGATCCAGCGCTGGTGGTGCGGATCGCCGAGGCCAGGGTCCGGGGGTCGTCGATCTGGCAGGAGGCCCGGCGGCGCAACAGCTTCCGGCTCTTCGCGCCCGCCCTCACCACTCTGATCGAGCTGAGGCGGGAGCAGGCCCGACAGCTCGCCTCCGCCGAGCCCGGGGCGAACGGCTGCTGGGAGATCCTTGCCCAGCCCTTCGAGCCCGATGTGCGGGCACCGCGGCTGGAGCAGCTGTTCACGCCTCTGCTGGATCAGCTGCCGGCGCTGCTGGAGCGGGCCCGGTCCCGGGCGGCGGAGACCGCCGCTCCGGCGCTGCCGGCCGACCTGCAGGAGCGGCTCTGCCGCGATCTGCTCCGGGGCTGGGGCTATGACCCCTCCCGTTGCAGCCGGGCCCTCTCAGCCCACCCGTTCTCCAGCACCCTCGGCCCGGCGGACTTCCGGATCACCACCCGGATCGTCCCCGATCAGCCCATGGCCTCACTGCTGGCCACCGCGCACGAATGGGGCCATTCCCTCTACGAGCAGGGTCTGCCCCACAGCGACGAGCAGGACGCGCCCTGGCCCCTGGGTCAGGCCACGTCGATGGGCGTGCACGAATCCCAGGCCCTGTTCTGGGAGTGCCGCGTCGCCCGCAGCGAGGCGTTCGCACGCCGCTGGCACCGGCCTCTCGTGGAGGGTCTGGGGGCGGACCCGTGGGAGAGCCCGGGCGGGCTGTGGCGCAGCCTCAATCCGCTCCATCCCGGCCTGATCCGGGTGGAGAGCGGCGAGCTCGGCTACTGCCTGCACATCGTGCTCCGCTTCGAACTGGAACGCGCTCTGCTCGAGCAGGATCTGCCGGTGGAGGAGCTGCCCGAGCGCTGGAACCGGCGCAGCAGCGAGCTGCTGGGGATCACGCCGCCATCGGATGCCCAGGGCTGCCTGCAGGACATCCACTGGGCCGAGGGCCTGTTCGGCTACTTCCCCTCCTACGCCCTCGGTCATCTGATCAGCGCTCAGCTGAGCGAGGCGATGGAAGCGGAGCTCGGTGCCGGCACCGAAGCCCTGATCGAACGGGGAGAAGACGCGCGCATCCTCTCCTGGTTGCGCCACCACGTGCACCCGCTCGGACGACGGGTCAATGGGGAGCAACTGGTGCAGCAGGTCAGCGGCAGACCCCTGGAGGCCACAGCGTTTCTCCGTCACCTGAGCGGGAAGCTGGAGCGGCTGCTGAGCAGCGACCGCTGA
- a CDS encoding DUF3721 domain-containing protein, translating into MATTAALLAGAAAGLPTPVFSGEGHRNGKPMQALFDRREDAERAAPSFGCTGAHRMGNQWMPCAAHSEHTGME; encoded by the coding sequence GTGGCCACCACGGCCGCCCTGCTGGCCGGCGCTGCCGCCGGCCTTCCGACTCCTGTCTTCAGCGGCGAGGGCCATCGGAACGGCAAGCCGATGCAGGCCCTGTTCGATCGCCGTGAGGATGCGGAGCGAGCGGCACCGTCCTTCGGCTGCACCGGTGCCCACCGCATGGGCAACCAGTGGATGCCCTGTGCTGCCCACTCCGAGCACACGGGGATGGAATGA
- a CDS encoding inorganic diphosphatase, whose protein sequence is MANVDRAPSRSMPNLLHVLPAFADEGELRLNTIVELNSGTINKYELITETGHLKLDRVGYASLAYPFAYGCIPGTWDEDGDPLDIEIVGVSEPLVPGSVVEARIIGVMTFDDGGEVDDKVIAVLADDKRMDHISSYEELGAHWLKETQYYWEHYKDLKKPGTCTVNGFFGVEKAISIIKACEARYAETIAPTVVD, encoded by the coding sequence ATGGCCAACGTCGACAGGGCTCCGAGCCGCAGCATGCCCAACCTGCTGCATGTGCTTCCCGCCTTTGCCGATGAGGGCGAGCTGAGGTTGAACACAATCGTTGAACTCAACTCCGGAACGATCAACAAGTACGAGCTGATCACCGAGACCGGCCATCTCAAGCTCGACCGCGTGGGCTACGCCTCGCTGGCCTACCCCTTCGCCTACGGCTGCATTCCCGGAACGTGGGATGAGGATGGCGATCCGCTCGACATCGAAATCGTCGGCGTGAGTGAACCGCTGGTGCCCGGCTCCGTGGTTGAGGCCCGCATCATCGGGGTGATGACCTTCGATGACGGGGGTGAGGTGGACGACAAGGTGATCGCCGTGCTGGCCGATGACAAACGCATGGATCACATCAGCAGTTATGAAGAGCTGGGTGCCCACTGGCTCAAGGAGACCCAGTACTACTGGGAGCACTACAAGGACCTCAAGAAGCCCGGCACCTGCACCGTGAACGGTTTCTTCGGCGTCGAGAAGGCCATCAGCATCATCAAGGCCTGCGAGGCGCGCTACGCCGAGACCATCGCCCCCACCGTGGTCGACTGA
- a CDS encoding thiol-disulfide oxidoreductase DCC family protein yields the protein MRWLERRDGGRGRLCFVDIAAPSYRPEDHAGITYRQAMATIHGIGADGEVLSGLAVFRRAYQLVERGWIYAPSTWPLLRGLCDRLYSLWAGWRLRLTGRPSLDQLCDERCRIPS from the coding sequence GTGCGCTGGCTGGAACGCCGCGACGGCGGCCGGGGGCGCCTGTGCTTCGTCGACATCGCCGCACCGTCCTACCGGCCTGAGGACCATGCCGGCATCACCTACCGCCAGGCGATGGCCACCATCCACGGGATCGGTGCCGATGGGGAGGTGCTCTCCGGGCTGGCCGTCTTCCGGCGGGCCTATCAGCTGGTGGAGCGCGGCTGGATCTACGCGCCCAGCACCTGGCCCCTGCTGCGGGGCCTCTGCGATCGGCTCTACAGCCTCTGGGCCGGCTGGCGTCTGCGTCTGACGGGCCGGCCCAGCCTTGATCAGCTCTGCGACGAGCGCTGCCGGATTCCGTCATGA
- a CDS encoding 4a-hydroxytetrahydrobiopterin dehydratase, which yields MAAEPLTADAIAALPQALPGWELKEGKLHRELRFSSFVTAFGFMAQVALLAESLGHHPEWSNVYNRVVIDLTTHDCGGLSSLDRELAERINALLP from the coding sequence ATGGCTGCCGAGCCCCTCACCGCCGATGCGATTGCCGCCCTGCCCCAGGCCCTGCCGGGATGGGAGCTCAAGGAGGGCAAGCTGCACCGGGAGCTGCGCTTCTCCTCCTTCGTAACCGCCTTCGGGTTCATGGCCCAGGTGGCCCTGCTGGCCGAGAGCCTGGGCCACCATCCCGAATGGAGCAACGTCTACAACCGGGTGGTGATCGATCTCACCACCCACGACTGCGGCGGGCTGTCGTCACTCGATCGGGAACTGGCTGAGCGCATCAACGCCCTGCTGCCCTGA
- a CDS encoding secondary thiamine-phosphate synthase enzyme YjbQ, which translates to MRQLFEDLTIATGARGFHDLTPTLRRHLAASGLREGLVQISCLHTSCSLTVNENADPRVRADLEAHFRALVPEAGSRPISGEGALRPYSHADEGPDDMPAHLRTALTATSLGLSFREGRLLLGTWQAVYLWEHRDQSGLRRRLTLHWLGED; encoded by the coding sequence ATGCGGCAACTGTTCGAGGACCTGACGATCGCAACGGGAGCCAGGGGCTTCCACGACCTGACGCCCACCCTGCGGCGGCATCTGGCCGCTAGCGGACTGCGGGAGGGGCTGGTGCAGATCAGCTGCCTGCACACCAGCTGCTCACTCACGGTCAACGAGAACGCCGATCCCCGCGTGCGGGCCGATCTCGAGGCCCACTTCCGGGCCCTCGTGCCCGAGGCGGGTTCCCGCCCGATCAGTGGCGAGGGCGCCCTCAGGCCCTATTCCCATGCCGACGAGGGCCCGGACGACATGCCGGCCCACCTGCGGACTGCCCTTACCGCGACCAGCCTCGGGCTCTCCTTCCGGGAGGGGCGGCTGCTGCTGGGCACCTGGCAGGCGGTCTACCTCTGGGAACACCGTGACCAGAGCGGCCTGAGGCGCCGGCTGACCCTGCACTGGCTGGGAGAGGACTGA